Genomic segment of Dehalogenimonas alkenigignens:
GGAAAAAGACCCGGTAATCTCTGAAGTAGGCATCCCTGGCAGTGGATTCACAGCACATATTGGTCATGACGCCGGTAATTACCAGATCCTCAACTTTCAGGCAGCGAAGGACGGTTTCCAGATCGGTGTTGTAAAAAGCTGAGTAGCGGTGTTTCAGCACTACTTTTTCGTTCGGCAGCGGGGCCAGCTCCGGGTGGATTTCACTCTCCGGGCTGCCTTCAAGGCACATTCCTTCCCACCACCACTGCATGATGCCTGAATCCAAATTAGAGGGATGATGAACGTGGCGGGTGAAAATGACCGGGCGGCTGGCGCGGCGGAAGGCCGCTACCAGGCGTTTCACCGCCGGCAGGATGGCAGTCCCGCCGCAGGTGAAGGAAGGAGACGCCGGATCAAGAAAAAAATTCTGCATGTCGATGACCAAAAGGGCGCTGTCCCCGGGCTTAAGTTCCATGACGTGGCAGTTGTAGGGGTCAACCCGCTCCAGCCACTTAGCGGCCCTGGATCCGATGTTTTGCTCCGTCACGTATGGTTCGGTCGTTTCGGTCATACCGATTTTTCAGACTCCCTTCCGGTTTATCGGCGCTTAGTGGTGATGCTCCTTCACCGCCGTCCCAAACGGCGGCTTTTCGCCGCGGCGCTCGTAGTAGTTTTCGACAGCCTTTTTGAGGGCTTCCTCGGCCAGCACCGAGCAGTGCATCTTGACCGGCGGCAGGCCGCCCAAGGCTTCGGCGACGGCCTTGTTGGAGATCTCCAGCGCCTCATCAACGGTTTTGCCTTTGACCATCTCCGTCACCATCGAAGAAGTGGCGATAGCGGCGCCGCAGCCGAAGGTTTTGAAGGAGGCGTCGGTGATAATCCTGTCCTTGACCCGGATGTAAAGCTCCATGACGTCGCCGCAGACAGGGTTGCCCACCCTGCCGACGCCGTCGGGACGGTCCATTTCGCCGATATTGCGCGGATTTTTAACGTGGTCGATAACCAGGGGGCTGTAGGCGGCCGGTCCGGAATGGGTCATGGAAATCTCCTATCGAGCCGCCGCCCTGGGGGCCAGGGGGGACATGGCTCTAAGTTTTTTCACGATACGGGGCAGGGCTTCGATGACGGCGTCGATATCCGAATCCCGGGTGAACTTGCCCAGGCTGAAGCGCAGCGAGCCGTGAGCCTCCTCGGCGATCTTGCCGCAGGCCAGGAGGACATGCGACGGTTCCAGGGACGACGAACTGCAGGCCGAGCCGGTGGAGGCGCAAATGCCCTCGAAGTCCAGATTGAGGACCAGAGATTCACCCTCGACGTAGCTGAACGAGATGTTGACGTTGTTGGGCAGGCGCACGGCAGGGTGGCCGTTAAGCTGGCTGTCCGGAATACGATCCAGCAGCTCCGACGACAGACGGTCGCGGAGCAGGTACAGTCTTTCGGTCTCGGCGGCCATTTCCGTTCTGGCGATATCCGCCGCCTTGCCGAAGCCGACAATACCGGGCACATTCTCCGTGCCAGGGCGCTTGCCCCGCTCCTGACTGCCGCCGGAGAGCAGCGAGTCAATCCTGGTGCCCTTTCTGATGTAGAGGGCTCCGGTACCCTTGGGCCCGTAGAGCTTGTGGCCGGAAACCGACAGCATATCGGCGTTCAGGCTGTTGACGTTGACCGGCAGGTGGCCGGCCGTCTGGACGGCATCGACGTGAAATAGGACGCCGCGCTCGCGGGCAATTTTGCCGATCTCAGCCACCGGCTGGATGGTGCCGATCTCATTATTGGCGTGCATTACTGATATAAGAATGGTTTTGGGAGTGACGGCTTTACTCACATCCTCGGGGTCGACCATGCCATATCTATCTACCGGCAATAGAGTGATCTCGAAGCCATGTTTCGAGAGATAGTGGCAGGCCTCGATGACGGCATGGTGCTCAACAGAGGTGGTGATGATGTGATTGCCCTTGTCGGACTTAGCCCAGGCGGTACCCTTCAAAGCCCAGTTGTCGGCCTCGGTGCCGCCGCTGGTGAAATAGATCTCATCGGCGCGGCCGCCGATGAGGGCGGCGACGCTGCCGCGGGCCTCCTCCACGGCGTGACGGACGGCTTGCCCGGCGGAGTGGACGGACGACGGGTTGCCGAAATGATCCTCGAGATACGGCAGCATGGCCCCTTTGACTCTTGGATCGACCGGCGTGGTGGCGGCGTTATCGAGATAGACGAGTTTCATAGCAGAGCCTCTCTAGAGATTCGTTGGAGGGGCGGCAATTGCATCCTGGAACAGCCAGGTCGACAGGTAACGCTCGCCGGTGTCCGGCAGCACTGCCACGATGAGCTTGCCCTTCATATCCGGCCGTTTGGCTACCTCGGCGGCGGCCCAGACGGCGGCGCCGGAAGAGATGCCGGCCAGGATACCTTCTTCTTTCGCCAGGCGGCGGGCCATGGCGCCGGCGTTTTCGTTAGTCACCTGAATTATGTCATCGATTAGTTCCGTCTTCAAAATCCCGGGGATGAAACCGGCGCCGATGCCCTGAATCTTGTGGGGGCCGGGCTTGCCGCCGGACAGTACCGGAGAAGCGGCCGGTTCCACGGCGAAGGCTTTGAATGACGGCTTTTTCTTTTTAAGCGCTTCGGCGACGCCGGTGACAGTGCCCCCGGTGCCGACGCCCGCCACCAGGGCGTCGGCGCGGCCTTCGGTGTCGCGCCAGATCTCCTCGGCGGTGGTCAGGCGGTGAATCTCCGGATTGGCCGGGTTTTGAAACTGCTGAGGCATGAAATAGCCGTTACTGTCAGCCAGTTCCTGGGCGCGCCGGATGGCGCCGGGCATCCCCTCGGCGCCCGGGGTGAGGATTATTTCGGCGCCCAGTATCGCCAGCAACTGCCGCCGCTCTATCGAAAACGTATCCGGCATGGTCAGAATGAGCCGGTAGCCGCGGGCGGCGGCGGCAAAGGCCAGGGCGATGCCGGTGTTGCCGGAGGTCGGCTCGATGATGGTGACGCCGGGTTTGAGTTTGCCGGAAGCCTCGGCGTCGGCGATCAAGGCCACGCCGATGCGGTCTTTGACCGAATGAAGCGGGTTAAAGGACTCCAGCTTGGCCACGACGTCGGCGCCGGCGCCCGCCGTGACCCGGTTCAAGCGCACCAGCGGCGTGTTGCCGATGGTCTCGGTGATGTCGGCGGCGATGCCGCGGGTCAGGGCCGGGAAAGACTTCTTCCGGAAGGTCACTTTTTCGATCTTACGCTCGACGGCCATGGCGTTCTCCTCGGGTTCAGATGTAGTACATTTCAGCTTCGGGAGACATTTTGGCCCGCTGTTTAGCCACCAAGTCGGCCAAGGTGGTTTGCTCCAGCACGGAGGTCATCGCCTTACCTACATCGTCCCAGATATCCCTGGTGGCGCAGAACCGGGAACGGTGGCACTTGTCCGGGCTGTGAACGCAGTCAACCGGCTCGATGGAGCCTTCCAGCAGGCTGACCACCTCGCTCAACCTGATGCTTTCGGGGGATTTGGCCAGTTTCAGGCCGCCGCGGGCGCCGCGAACCGATTGGATGAGCCGGGCATCGACCAGCGGTCCCACCAGATGCTCCAGGTAGGGTAATGAGATCTGCTGGCGGCGGGCGATGTCCTTCAAAGGGATCACTTCCTCGCCGTAGTGCTGCGCCAGGTCGAGCATGGCGCGGGTGCCGTAGCGGGCGCGGGTGCTGAGTTTCATACTTTTGCTTCCGAATAATAGTTGACTAAAAAGATATACATAGACATATTAACAGTGGGGTGCCGCAGTGTCAAATCGACCCCCAGTTGCGCCTGTCGCTGCCTGTTTACCCACGGTGACTTGATAAGCCGGTTACCGGTGAAATAATTCCGATCTTCATAAAAAACGCATAGTTTCTCTATAGGCGCCATATATTCGTCAATTACAATGAACATATGCCATTTGCCAGGAGTTTGAAGAGGCTTTCCGTCAGTCTGCTGACCGGAATGGCCGCGTTTTTAATTGTTTCATCATCTATTTTGGCCTGTGAGATCACCTTGAAGCCGGATAAAGCATCAGGGAGTGTCGGGGATATTATCAAACTTGAAGTCACGGTGGCGCTGACTCATCGCAACTGTCCGGTACCCATTGCCGATACTAAATTTAAACTCACCAGCAATATTAAAGTGACCGAACAGACCCAGTGGGTTTTAACCGGTCGGGATACGTACAAAGCCACCCTCAGCGTTCAACTTATCTCGCCGGGGACCGGGAAACTGGAGGTAATCCGGGATTGCGTTAAAGAAGGCGGATACGCCTCGATAACCATAACCATCGGCGCCGCCGGCGCGGCAGCGGTTCAACCATCTGAAAGCCAACAATCCTCAGGACTGCCAGCCAGCGAGACCGAACCGGCCATCGAACCCTCCGGGCAAGCTGATGATGAACCGGAAATGTCATGGGGTGAAGCCTTCAAAGAAGCTTTTGCCCAACCTTTTATCTGGGCTTATCTCGGACTGGCGGCTTTCGCTTACGCCGGTTTAATGATGAGGAAGCGCCGCTGGCGTTATATTTCGCTTGCTTTTTCGATGGTGTACCTGGGTTTTTTCCTTGGGTTGTGTCCCTGCTCTATCGGCGCGATGCAGAACTTCGTTTTGCATCTGGGAGACGCAAAACAGTACCTGGCCCAATTCATTGTGCTGGCGATTCCGATTGCTCTCACTCTCTTTTTAGGCAGGCTCTACTGCGGTTGGGTCTGCCCGATGGGCGCGGTGCAGCAATTTCTTTATCGGAAGGATCTGGCGATAAAGTTGCCGGATGGGTTAGGAGTCAGGTTAAGGAAACTGCGTTTTGTGGTACTCGGCGGCATATTGATCGCCGCTTTGTATACCGGGACTACCGCTTTTGCCGAGATTGATCCTTTCAAATCGCTCTTCAACGCGCAGATCGCGCCGGTACCGACCACGCTGCTCGCGCTGCTCATCATAAGTTCAGTGTTCATCTTTACGCCGTGGTGCCGTTTCCTGTGCCCGATGGGAGCGGTACTGTCGGTAGTGGCAAAATTGGCCCGGCGCCAGGTCGCTTTCACGGCAGAGTGTAAAAACTGCGGCGCCTGCGCCAAATCCTTCTGTGATTACAAAGCTATCGTACCCGGGAAACCTCTGCCGGTAATCGCTCAGAATGAATGCGCTCGATGCGGTGAATGCCTTTCCCGCTGCCCTCGCGGAGCGATGGAATACAACCGGCCTGAAGGAGGCACTTCAAACGCGCCGGCGCCTTCAATTCCGGTTCCGGGACTAGGGGTCGTTCCGGGTGTTTCACTCGCGAACGAATGAATTGCCCTGGGCCACCAATTAATCTGGCCCGGAGGCGCATCAGCCCGCGCGATCGAAATTATACAGCCTGCCTATTTTGCGGCGCGGCCGGCTTTATCCGCCTATCACTACTCCAACTGATCCAAATATAGTAGAGGATTCCGCTGATCAGGCCAAGGGTGCTGGGCAAAGAGGCTGCAGGTCCAAACAGGTTAAGGGCAATTATTCCAGCGCCAGACCAGTTTTTCATAGTACCCAGCAGCTGATAGCTGGCCACCTGCGGGGCGGATAGCCTGGTCCGGCTGAGGATTGTTTTCACCAGGGTGCCGTACCCAAAAGTCGCCAAAAGGGTAATGCTGAAAATTACCATGACAAAGTCAGGCCGTGAAAACATCACATCATGATTTAACCCGATAATACTGAAGGTGGTCAGAAAGAAGCACCAGTTTATAACCGTGCCGAAATGTTTCTCTGTTCGAGGAACGACCCCCGAAGACCTGACGATTCGAGACAGAACAAAGGGAACCGCAATCAACACGAACAATGTCCTGAACATCACCCCAAGCTCAATTTCCGTTTGAAAAAACAGACTCGCGGCTAACGGCATCAGCGCAAAAGTTAACAGGTAACCGCTGAGGGTGCCCAGAATAGAAAGATTGATATTGGCTTTCAGAACGTAGCTGAACGGTATCACGGCGACGGCCGGGGGCGCGGCGGCTAAAACGACAAAGCCATAGATGATATTCGGATCGTCAAGCAGCAGTTTGGCCAAGCCTATGAAAACAAACCCTGCCGCCAGGAAACTCACCAGGAAGGTTCCGCCAAGTGGCAAGAGCGGGTTGGAATTGGTAAATACGGCTTTGAAATCTATACGACTGAGCGAAAGAGTGATAGCCAGGATTATGGCGAAATCAACCAGATATCTGGTGTATTCTGCGGCCGGCCAGAGTATCAAGCCGAGAACGACTGCCAGGAAAAGAATGGAATTTCGGTTTTGAAGAAAACCTTTGACGAAGGCTCTCAATCGTGCTCCAGATATTGAGGCAAGCCGCCCGCGGCTTGCCTCTGCCGCGGCGTATCTGTAAAAATATCTGCGAATTCTACTGGTTTAGGTGACAGTCATCAAGAGGCGACGCTCGACTAATGGTTTACTTAAGCGGCTCAGCGCTTCAGAATCAACCAGAAGCGGAGCATACGGAGGGAATCTATGTCATGCTACTTTCGGCACCTGCAGGCGGTTTTCAAGGATGCCAATATCACCGTCAGTCCCGATAACAAGAAAATAATAGACCAAACCATACACGAAATTCTTGGTACTACCTATAAGGATTGCCCTTCCACCTGGAAAGCTTTGAAGCCGATATTGGCGAACGACATCAGAAAGACTGAGTTAATTGAGAAGCTCAAGTCTATAGCCCAATAGAGCCGCAAACCGCCGGAAGACCAAGGCATCGAAAAGAGCCCGATTAAAGCCCGGGGGCTCAGCGGCCGACAGGACTGTTAAGTTCTTTTTCGGATTCTTGCCAATCCTTTTAGGACAAGGATAGGGTTAAAAGCCGGACTATTCAGCAGACGTCAACGTGTCTTTCGGTTTCCAATAGTTCACAGGCCAGCAAAGCTTCGGCCTCTTTTTTTATCGAGTCTATTTCGGTTTCGGAACAGTGATGCTCGGCCTTAACCGTCTTCAAAATCTCGTCCAGGTGACTGCTTGAATCTCCCTCAAACAGTTCCACTACCTCTTCAACGATACCGTGATCCACTTGATTCTCCTTGTGTTGATACGCTTAATTATTACCTAACATAAAATTATATCACGAAACGGCGGCACGTCAACGTACCAAAGGCTTAATCAGGATTGTACTTTATGCGTATTTACTTGCGGGCTGTCTCCGGTTGACCACCGGTGGGGGAGAGTCTTCTTGCGTTGAAATCACGGCACCCGGCAAGGTTAAGCTCGTTCGAGCGCCGGCAAACTGCCGGCGCCGCCGCGGGTTAAATTAATCAGATCAGCGAATGAAGCGGTGAGATCTTATGCCCTGAGTCCGGGTTCTTCGACCGTCATGCGCTTCAGGTGAAATGGGCATGGCTTGAATTACGTTCATTATCCTGCCCTGCAGACTTTTGCCATTCATGACTGATACAGCCAACTCCCCTTCGTTTTTCGAGGGCATTTCGACATAACAGTAAGCCCGCGGTTGGCCGCTGCCAAAATGAGTATCATTCATCATGGTCACCGCAGTGACAGTGCCGAAGGCAACGAACTCCTGCCGCAATTCAGCCTCGGTAACAGATAATGCGAGGTTGCCTACATAGATATTCATGGTTCTCCCGCGTCTCCTGACTGTTTGAACGCCAGGGTAGAAAGTAGACAGGCTGGGAATTACCCAGCCTGTCTACGGTGACCGGTATTAGATTACCGGTTCGCGCTTACTTTGCGATAGCAGTCGCTACAATAAACGGGTTTACCGTTACGGGGTTCAAAAGGAACCTGTGTAGCTTTGCCGCAATCGGAACACGTCGCCGGAAACATCTGGCGGGTGTTGTAGCTGCTGGTGTAGTTCGAAACCCCGGTGCGTTCAGTCTTGCGGGCTGACCGACAGGCAGGGCAGCGCTTGGGAGCGTTGGAAAAACCCTTAGTCTGGAAGAACTCCTGATCTTCAACACTAAAGATAAAATTGGAACCACAATCGCAGCAAGAGATTGTTTTTGCTTCAAAAGCCATTTGGATGACCTCCTCTCTTCGTTATTTGTTAGAGCTGGTCACCCAAATGTTGAGAATCGGAGAACGATTCAGATCAGTGAAATAACCGCGGCTTTAACCTTACCCACTATACACCCATTGGGATTGAATAGCAAATGGACGCGATTGGGAAATAGTAAGTTTCAAATTAGCTGAGGCCGGCAGGCGGCGTTTCCATGAAGTGAATCTTCGGGAAACAAATATTATTAGGAAATATTGTTACACCTTAACTAAAGATTAACCATAAATACGCATAGATGCGTATTTACACGGAATATTCCGGATAGTAGCATATACTTCCAAAGATTGAAGCAGGTGTAACCTGGTTCAAACAAGAAAGGAATAAAGATGAAGGGTTTCCATTCAACAATCAGCCGCCGGGACTTCATGAAATCGCTCGGAATCGCCGGAGCGGGAATCGGCGCCGCGGCGGCTGCCGGGCCGGCCTTCCACGATCTGGATGAAATGGCCAGCGCCGGCAAACAGTCTCATGCCTGGTGGGTTAAAGAGCGCGACTATGAGAATATTACAACTGAGGTTGACTGGCAGACATACAAGAACTTCGATGCTGTTGCTCATCCGGCTACCCCTGTTTCCGATGAAGTCAAGGCGGTCACAGCCGCCAGGGTAGCCAAGGATAAGGCCGACGGTCTGGCCGGTAAGGTTCCCGGCGCCGACCGACGAGGTTTTGCCTGGTACACGGCTGCAGGCCGCGGCGGTACAGCGCCGGCCTGGGATGGCGAGACCTCGTTCTGGAAACCTTCAGAAGGTGACGTCACTTCCCCTTACAATGAATCGCCCGAATACAACACCCAGGTCATGAGAGCCGCCCTTCACTCTTTCGGCACCCCGGCGGTGGGGGTCGTCGAACTCACGCCTAACATTAAAAAGTTGTTCAACAAAGATCTTATCTCCTGGGAAGACCGGAACGATGCCGTTCTTGATGGGAAAGTGTACCGGTTCCCCAACAAGTACAAATACATGCTGGTCTGGGAAACCCAAATGTCTGCTACCCAAGCGACCTATAACTACAAGGCTGACGATTCTAATCCCTCCGGCTACGGCTCATCGGTTCCTATCGGCCGTATGGATGCTCAAGGCTACAATTACGGCCGCGTGGTGATGGCTCAGGCGACGTCGTTCTTAAAGGGCCTAGGGTATGCAGCCGTCCGGCCGGGGTCCAGTTTCTTCCTCCAGAACTCCGCCTACGGCATCTTTGCCGGCCTTTCAGAGCAAGCACGCCCTAACTACCGCATGAGCCCGGGCTACGGCTTGTGCAGCCGGCAGGCTGACATTACCATTACCGATATGCCGCTGGCGCCGACCAAACCGATTGATTTCGGTGGCCATCGTTTTTGCAACACCTGTAAACGATGCGGCGAGGTCTGCCCCAGCCAGTCCATCGATATGAGGGACGAGCCTTCATGGGATACGGTAGTACCCAAAAACAATCCGGGTATCAAGGCATTCTGGATGAACTGGGACACCTGCGCTGGCTTTGGCTCCCCGGTTAACTGCGGCATCTGTCAGCCGACCTGCCCGTTCAACCATCCGACCGAAGCCATCATCCACCCGGTGGTACGAGCAACCGCGGCAAATACCGGCATTTTCAACAAGTTCTTCGCCGATATGGATAGGGTTTTCGGCTACGGCAAAGTCCGCTCCGCCGAGGAGATGGAAGCCTGGTGGACCCGCGATCTGGCCACCTATAAGGGTGATACCATCTTAGGCTCCGGCAAATACATCTGGTAAATCCACCGACAGCAGCTACTAGGTGGGGGCAGGCGCAAGCCGCCCCCACCTTTTTATAATAAGTGGCCTCGCAAACAATGGAGCGATATACTGTGGGATCCACACTTCTTTTTTAAAAACGCGTATGGAAAA
This window contains:
- a CDS encoding cysteine hydrolase family protein gives rise to the protein MTETTEPYVTEQNIGSRAAKWLERVDPYNCHVMELKPGDSALLVIDMQNFFLDPASPSFTCGGTAILPAVKRLVAAFRRASRPVIFTRHVHHPSNLDSGIMQWWWEGMCLEGSPESEIHPELAPLPNEKVVLKHRYSAFYNTDLETVLRCLKVEDLVITGVMTNMCCESTARDAYFRDYRVFFPADANGSINEDMHLASLINLAFGFAYVTSSGSIVSRIAPDASHGKS
- a CDS encoding reductive dehalogenase, which translates into the protein MKGFHSTISRRDFMKSLGIAGAGIGAAAAAGPAFHDLDEMASAGKQSHAWWVKERDYENITTEVDWQTYKNFDAVAHPATPVSDEVKAVTAARVAKDKADGLAGKVPGADRRGFAWYTAAGRGGTAPAWDGETSFWKPSEGDVTSPYNESPEYNTQVMRAALHSFGTPAVGVVELTPNIKKLFNKDLISWEDRNDAVLDGKVYRFPNKYKYMLVWETQMSATQATYNYKADDSNPSGYGSSVPIGRMDAQGYNYGRVVMAQATSFLKGLGYAAVRPGSSFFLQNSAYGIFAGLSEQARPNYRMSPGYGLCSRQADITITDMPLAPTKPIDFGGHRFCNTCKRCGEVCPSQSIDMRDEPSWDTVVPKNNPGIKAFWMNWDTCAGFGSPVNCGICQPTCPFNHPTEAIIHPVVRATAANTGIFNKFFADMDRVFGYGKVRSAEEMEAWWTRDLATYKGDTILGSGKYIW
- a CDS encoding RNA recognition motif domain-containing protein, encoding MNIYVGNLALSVTEAELRQEFVAFGTVTAVTMMNDTHFGSGQPRAYCYVEMPSKNEGELAVSVMNGKSLQGRIMNVIQAMPISPEAHDGRRTRTQGIRSHRFIR
- a CDS encoding RrF2 family transcriptional regulator — its product is MKLSTRARYGTRAMLDLAQHYGEEVIPLKDIARRQQISLPYLEHLVGPLVDARLIQSVRGARGGLKLAKSPESIRLSEVVSLLEGSIEPVDCVHSPDKCHRSRFCATRDIWDDVGKAMTSVLEQTTLADLVAKQRAKMSPEAEMYYI
- a CDS encoding 4Fe-4S binding protein; this encodes MKPDKASGSVGDIIKLEVTVALTHRNCPVPIADTKFKLTSNIKVTEQTQWVLTGRDTYKATLSVQLISPGTGKLEVIRDCVKEGGYASITITIGAAGAAAVQPSESQQSSGLPASETEPAIEPSGQADDEPEMSWGEAFKEAFAQPFIWAYLGLAAFAYAGLMMRKRRWRYISLAFSMVYLGFFLGLCPCSIGAMQNFVLHLGDAKQYLAQFIVLAIPIALTLFLGRLYCGWVCPMGAVQQFLYRKDLAIKLPDGLGVRLRKLRFVVLGGILIAALYTGTTAFAEIDPFKSLFNAQIAPVPTTLLALLIISSVFIFTPWCRFLCPMGAVLSVVAKLARRQVAFTAECKNCGACAKSFCDYKAIVPGKPLPVIAQNECARCGECLSRCPRGAMEYNRPEGGTSNAPAPSIPVPGLGVVPGVSLANE
- a CDS encoding CxxC-x17-CxxC domain-containing protein, which encodes MAFEAKTISCCDCGSNFIFSVEDQEFFQTKGFSNAPKRCPACRSARKTERTGVSNYTSSYNTRQMFPATCSDCGKATQVPFEPRNGKPVYCSDCYRKVSANR
- the cysK gene encoding cysteine synthase A, with amino-acid sequence MAVERKIEKVTFRKKSFPALTRGIAADITETIGNTPLVRLNRVTAGAGADVVAKLESFNPLHSVKDRIGVALIADAEASGKLKPGVTIIEPTSGNTGIALAFAAAARGYRLILTMPDTFSIERRQLLAILGAEIILTPGAEGMPGAIRRAQELADSNGYFMPQQFQNPANPEIHRLTTAEEIWRDTEGRADALVAGVGTGGTVTGVAEALKKKKPSFKAFAVEPAASPVLSGGKPGPHKIQGIGAGFIPGILKTELIDDIIQVTNENAGAMARRLAKEEGILAGISSGAAVWAAAEVAKRPDMKGKLIVAVLPDTGERYLSTWLFQDAIAAPPTNL
- the nifU gene encoding Fe-S cluster assembly scaffold protein NifU translates to MTHSGPAAYSPLVIDHVKNPRNIGEMDRPDGVGRVGNPVCGDVMELYIRVKDRIITDASFKTFGCGAAIATSSMVTEMVKGKTVDEALEISNKAVAEALGGLPPVKMHCSVLAEEALKKAVENYYERRGEKPPFGTAVKEHHH
- the nifS gene encoding cysteine desulfurase NifS is translated as MKLVYLDNAATTPVDPRVKGAMLPYLEDHFGNPSSVHSAGQAVRHAVEEARGSVAALIGGRADEIYFTSGGTEADNWALKGTAWAKSDKGNHIITTSVEHHAVIEACHYLSKHGFEITLLPVDRYGMVDPEDVSKAVTPKTILISVMHANNEIGTIQPVAEIGKIARERGVLFHVDAVQTAGHLPVNVNSLNADMLSVSGHKLYGPKGTGALYIRKGTRIDSLLSGGSQERGKRPGTENVPGIVGFGKAADIARTEMAAETERLYLLRDRLSSELLDRIPDSQLNGHPAVRLPNNVNISFSYVEGESLVLNLDFEGICASTGSACSSSSLEPSHVLLACGKIAEEAHGSLRFSLGKFTRDSDIDAVIEALPRIVKKLRAMSPLAPRAAAR